A window of Methanolobus sediminis contains these coding sequences:
- a CDS encoding ATP-binding protein → MVKQLTVISGKGGTGKTTFTSSFAALAENAVIADCDVDAADMHLILQPEIFEIHDFYGLDVATIDKELCTDCGICVSSCRFAAIGSGKVVDVYKCEGCGVCEYVCPANAVSMIAKKAGEYYCSNTRFGPLVHAKLGAGEEASGKLVSDVRRRASELAEQSGKDLIIIDGPPGTGCAVIAAITGADMVLVVTEPTKSGIHDLERVVQVARHFRIPVAVCINKRDINDRLSVSIGEYCKINYIPVIGMLPYDNIVIEAMVEGRSVVEYSGGKFSEGIRSVWGKLENLLVQEKEGLVELL, encoded by the coding sequence ATGGTAAAGCAGTTGACCGTGATCAGTGGGAAAGGCGGAACCGGCAAGACTACTTTCACTTCATCGTTTGCCGCCCTTGCAGAAAATGCAGTGATTGCAGATTGTGATGTGGATGCTGCCGACATGCATCTGATATTACAACCTGAAATATTTGAGATTCATGATTTCTATGGCCTGGATGTTGCCACTATTGACAAGGAATTGTGTACAGATTGTGGAATTTGTGTTTCTTCCTGCAGGTTCGCTGCAATAGGCTCTGGCAAAGTGGTAGATGTATACAAATGTGAGGGATGTGGCGTATGTGAATATGTCTGTCCTGCAAATGCTGTCAGCATGATCGCAAAGAAGGCAGGTGAATACTATTGTTCAAACACCAGATTTGGTCCGCTGGTTCATGCAAAACTTGGTGCTGGTGAAGAGGCCAGTGGCAAACTTGTCTCTGATGTGCGACGTCGTGCTTCTGAGCTCGCAGAACAAAGTGGAAAGGATCTGATAATAATCGATGGTCCGCCGGGAACAGGATGCGCTGTCATAGCTGCTATCACAGGTGCTGATATGGTACTTGTGGTCACAGAACCTACAAAATCAGGCATTCATGACCTTGAAAGGGTTGTGCAGGTGGCACGACATTTCAGAATACCTGTTGCAGTCTGCATAAACAAACGCGATATCAACGACAGGCTTTCAGTTTCTATCGGTGAATACTGTAAAATCAATTATATTCCTGTTATAGGAATGCTTCCGTATGACAATATTGTTATTGAAGCAATGGTGGAAGGAAGATCTGTAGTTGAATATTCTGGTGGGAAATTCTCAGAAGGGATCAGGTCAGTCTGGGGTAAACTTGAAAATCTTCTGGTTCAGGAAAAAGAAGGTCTTGTTGAATTATTGTGA
- a CDS encoding MBL fold metallo-hydrolase, giving the protein MLIQQIFTEKIAHSSYILAGDKTCAIIDPRRDINIYLEITRELGVKITHILETHLHADFISGHIDLAKRTGAPIYAPGKANCDFEHTALSEGDSVDIEDIRLNIIETPGHTPEHISYVVTDTSRGKKPIAVFCGDTMFVGDVGRPDLFPGKAEQLASKLYDTLNGKLLNLPEFCEIYPAHGAGSLCGRAMASKRSSTMGYERKYNYALLIDDRKEFIESLTNNMPSAPDHFSRCTEINRKGPELLKELHIPEALNNATFKNKMKDAIVLDVRSFESFGGQHIPDSYNIDINSNFPTYAGWLLSPDKNILLVSENYSQAFDACQQLHRVGLDKVEGYLEEGLYGWVTEGFAAKHVPQISAPELNDRVHKGRKTTIVDVREASEYEDYHIEGAVNIPVHELRGRYNELDPEAETVLICGSGQRSGMGCSLLLQHGFQKVMNAAGGMRGYAAAGFGQECPMCVLPWAPFKNK; this is encoded by the coding sequence ATGTTAATACAACAGATATTTACCGAAAAAATAGCCCATAGCTCTTACATACTGGCAGGTGACAAAACCTGTGCGATAATTGATCCAAGAAGAGATATTAATATTTATCTGGAAATTACAAGAGAACTGGGAGTGAAAATTACACATATCCTTGAAACACACCTGCATGCAGATTTTATTTCAGGGCACATAGACCTCGCAAAGAGAACAGGGGCGCCAATATACGCGCCTGGAAAAGCAAACTGTGATTTTGAACATACTGCCCTTTCAGAAGGAGATTCTGTTGATATAGAGGATATCAGACTCAACATAATAGAAACTCCGGGCCATACACCGGAACATATATCCTACGTAGTTACGGATACAAGCAGAGGAAAAAAGCCCATAGCTGTTTTTTGTGGTGATACGATGTTTGTAGGAGATGTAGGAAGACCTGACCTGTTTCCCGGAAAAGCTGAACAACTTGCTTCAAAATTATATGACACACTAAATGGAAAATTACTGAACCTACCTGAATTCTGCGAAATATATCCCGCACACGGTGCTGGTTCACTTTGCGGAAGAGCAATGGCATCAAAGAGAAGCAGCACAATGGGATACGAAAGAAAATACAACTACGCACTCTTAATAGATGATAGGAAAGAATTCATAGAATCACTTACAAATAACATGCCTTCTGCACCAGATCATTTTAGCAGGTGCACAGAGATAAACCGTAAAGGACCTGAATTGCTAAAGGAACTGCACATTCCCGAAGCTCTGAACAATGCCACTTTCAAGAATAAAATGAAAGATGCAATAGTTCTTGATGTCCGCAGTTTTGAATCATTTGGAGGACAACATATCCCGGATTCCTATAATATAGATATTAATTCAAATTTCCCGACCTATGCAGGATGGCTACTTTCACCTGATAAAAATATACTGCTGGTTTCAGAAAACTATTCACAGGCTTTCGATGCATGCCAGCAGCTGCACCGCGTAGGACTTGACAAGGTAGAAGGGTATCTTGAAGAAGGATTGTACGGATGGGTTACCGAAGGATTCGCTGCAAAGCATGTTCCTCAGATATCAGCACCAGAGCTTAATGACAGAGTACACAAAGGAAGGAAAACAACGATAGTAGATGTCAGGGAAGCTTCCGAATATGAAGATTACCATATAGAAGGAGCGGTGAACATCCCCGTTCATGAATTAAGAGGAAGATATAATGAACTTGACCCTGAAGCTGAAACTGTCCTTATATGCGGTTCCGGACAGAGATCGGGAATGGGATGCAGCCTGCTACTCCAACATGGTTTTCAAAAAGTAATGAATGCTGCAGGAGGAATGAGAGGCTATGCAGCAGCAGGATTTGGACAGGAATGCCCCATGTGTGTTCTTCCGTGGGCACCTTTTAAGAATAAATAA
- a CDS encoding metal-dependent transcriptional regulator, translated as MQEITGLELSPKKVEYLKFLLKKGDLVKTTDISTELNVDPSTSTKTINDLSESGYVDHVPYRGVRLTEVGREFAEFFVNRHNILSLMLSHYGLSSEDACAEVSRFEAFVSKDAIDTICGAMGHPTVSVCGKIKHSSCNFH; from the coding sequence ATGCAGGAAATTACAGGTCTGGAGCTATCTCCAAAAAAAGTGGAATATCTGAAATTCCTCCTTAAAAAGGGTGATCTGGTAAAGACTACAGATATTTCTACAGAACTGAATGTTGATCCTTCTACGTCTACAAAGACAATCAATGATCTTTCGGAATCAGGGTATGTGGATCACGTTCCTTATAGGGGGGTTCGTCTTACCGAGGTGGGCAGGGAATTTGCAGAATTCTTTGTGAACCGGCACAATATACTGAGTCTGATGTTGAGTCATTATGGTCTTTCTTCGGAAGATGCATGTGCTGAAGTATCCCGCTTTGAGGCTTTTGTTTCAAAGGATGCTATCGACACTATCTGTGGTGCAATGGGGCATCCTACTGTAAGCGTTTGTGGGAAGATCAAACATTCTTCATGTAATTTCCATTAA